The Amblyomma americanum isolate KBUSLIRL-KWMA chromosome 6, ASM5285725v1, whole genome shotgun sequence genome has a window encoding:
- the LOC144136443 gene encoding uncharacterized protein LOC144136443 isoform X2, which produces MIIAAPGSRQRQLCRTLACSGCGSGGRCGCAVAAGKVLLLLPSVVASGCPASWEDDRCAPRAAAGRAPVAEKKPPREWNMGRDRDRPPMSAGRRDGRRQFPSRRQPTASDALRLDGRCCCVPSAGDGSPPRPDQRRRCRGSLGPHRGYTGALRWLPALWMCALLFATSTTGDPDRYSQVKETTNGTYLSQYEWRVHDMYALLQRSSVMHGVNLAGPDFYTGKPGYRVRLGLSFGRINPANGIPYMGVWFTILRGRYDDALEWPFQYRFNITVVDPSGSGQDAHVSMNPMTAICRLRKQFQRPTERRTDGVEGCGKSFLVPHSKLLGYVADDSLLVRLSIFLEDKGAIPKRAKAYMRGHQLVSEFQWAVDDVDSKLKQARKGELQPLTSDLFYINSESYLMVLQLTFHPEDEHLGLFAVVIPGEFDDSLEWPLSYSFELSIVDQSAGFLTADRKGVIDPTSGVCPLSAFTKPQYQPNTPCGFRKLVSFSALERSNFKKDGKILLRFTAILDQMPNFASVSVKDRHLVAEYVWKVPNVERKIALATSGRPSNLLSERFYTRHQGYLMQMQLKFQNYTNGSIGVFLTLLEGGYDSLAQWPFVKRFDLIIIDQQHGKRGNDVVVAVDPNNPYIKNEACVGSFWRPFGRNDACGSSSAISYDEVYNRKYIRYGSLLVKVVVYMEEIEPPNMARLVFRDDSVVAEYDWLVPDIKQKVVQAKLGNAQFVDSDKFYLTNGGYRVMLRLYPEKAPGYVGLYVVFTRGAYDDVLEWPFTHKYEMVIADQKDDASSDIVHTTFAASGCPDIALQKPAQELAEWSCGESRMASHAALLNGGYVRDGAIRVRFRVFLKEYASHVASVAVRNNALVSEYLWELKDAPAKVNLLKNGGFSKVESPVFYTGNQGYALRISLVLNRVTTPLQSLASNDDQSVLGIYFTIWKGRHDGVLKWPFPHVITLAIVDTASGRADLSKTVDPTHARCPPEAFHKPKAMRNEHACGFSAFMAVDRLGDYMRDGSLVIRATIDMRS; this is translated from the exons TGGCTGCCCGGCCAGCTGGGAGGACGACCGGTGCGCGCCCCGGGCGGCGGCTGGCCGTGCGCCGGTTGCAGAGAAGAAGCCGCCGCGAGAGTGGAATATGGGACGAGACCGCGATCGGCCGCCGATGAGCGCGGGACGCCGCGACGGTCGGCGCCAATTCCCGTCCCGCCGCCAGCCGACGGCGAGCGACGCGTTGCGCTTGGATGGCCGTTGCTGCTGTGTGCCTTCGGCAGGCGACGGGTCGCCGCCACGGCCGGACCAGCGACGACGATGCCGTGGCTCCCTTGGGCCGCACCGAGGTTACACAG GTGCGTTACGGTGGCTCCCGGCGCTGTGGATGTGCGCTCTCCTTTTCGCCACTTCCACTACAG GGGACCCTGACCGGTACTCGCAGGTGAAGGAGACCACCAATGGCACCTACCTGTCCCAATACGAGTGGCGTGTGCACGACATGTACGCGCTACTGCAGCGTTCGTCCGTCATGCACGGCGTCAACCTGGCCGGTCCCGACTTCTACACGGGCAAGCCCGGCTACCGGGTGCGCCTCGGCCTATCCTTCGGCCGCATCAACCCGGCCAACGGGATCCCCTACATGGGCGTCTGGTTCACCATCCTGCGCGGCCGCTATGACGACGCGCTCGAATGGCCCTTCCAGTACCGCTTCAACATCACCGTGGTCGACCCGTCGGGCTCGGGACAAGACGCCCACGTCTCCATGAACCCGATGACGGCCATCTGCCGTCTGAGAAAGCAGTTCCAGAGACCCACCGAGCGCAGGACCGACGGCGTCGAAGGCTGCGGCAAGTCTTTCCTGGTGCCCCACAGCAAACTGCTTGGCTACGTGGCCGACGACAGCCTCTTGGTGCGACTGAGCATATTCCTCGAGGACAAGGGCGCGATTCCCAAGAGGGCCAAGGCCTACATGCGAGGGCACCAGCTCGTCTCCGAGTTCCAGTGGGCAGTCGACGACGTCGACTCCAAGTTAAAACAAGCCCGTAAGGGAGAGTTGCAGCCTCTGACCAGCGACCTCTTTTACATAAACAGCGAGAGCTACCTAATGGTGCTTCAGCTGACGTTCCACCCGGAGGACGAGCACCTGGGACTGTTCGCCGTAGTCATCCCTGGAGAGTTTGACGACTCGCTGGAGTGGCCACTCTCGTACAGCTTCGAGCTGTCCATAGTGGATCAGTCGGCGGGGTTCCTCACCGCCGACCGCAAGGGAGTCATCGATCCGACTTCTGGAGTGTGCCCGCTCAGTGCGTTCACTAAGCCGCAGTACCAGCCCAACACTCCGTGTGGATTCCGTAAACTCGTCTCATTCAGTGCCCTCGAGAGGAGCAACTTCAAGAAGGACGGCAAAATCCTTCTGCGCTTCACGGCGATCCTCGACCAGATGCCAAACTTCGCCTCCGTGTCGGTGAAAGATCGTCACCTGGTAGCCGAGTACGTCTGGAAGGTGCCCAACGTGGAAAGAAAGATTGCTTTGGCTACTTCCGGCAGGCCTTCGAACCTACTTAGCGAGCGCTTCTACACGAGGCACCAAGGATACCTTATGCAGATGCAGCTCAAGTTTCAGAACTACACCAACGGCAGCATCGGTGTCTTCCTTACGTTGCTGGAAGGCGGCTATGACTCGCTGGCGCAGTGGCCCTTCGTGAAGCGGTTCGACCTCATCATCATCGATCAGCAGCACGGCAAGAGGGGTAACGACGTAGTGGTAGCCGTAGACCCAAACAACCCATACATTAAGAACGAGGCTTGCGTAGGGTCCTTTTGGAGGCCTTTCGGTCGCAACGACGCGTGCGGATCTTCGAGTGCCATCTCTTACGATGAAGTTTATAATCGAAAGTACATCCGCTATGGGAGCCTTCTGGTCAAGGTTGTCGTCTACATGGAGGAAATCGAGCCACCCAATATGGCAAGGCTTGTGTTCCGCGACGACAGCGTAGTCGCAGAGTATGACTGGCTAGTACCGGATATCAAGCAAAAGGTGGTCCAGGCAAAGCTGGGTAACGCGCAGTTCGTAGACAGTGACAAGTTCTACCTGACTAACGGAGGCTACCGGGTAATGTTGCGTCTGTACCCGGAGAAAGCGCCTGGATACGTCGGCCTGTACGTGGTCTTCACGCGAGGTGCCTACGACGACGTGCTCGAGTGGCCTTTCACGCACAAGTACGAAATGGTCATTGCCGACCAGAAAGACGACGCCTCGTCGGACATCGTGCACACGACATTCGCGGCGTCCGGCTGCCCAGACATTGCGCTTCAAAAGCCCGCCCAGGAACTGGCCGAATGGAGTTGCGGCGAAAGCCGCATGGCCAGCCACGCAGCGCTCTTGAATGGTGGCTACGTCCGCGACGGCGCCATTCGAGTGCGCTTCCGCGTGTTCCTCAAAGAGTATGCGAGTCATGTGGCCTCCGTGGCTGTACGGAACAACGCACTCGTCTCTGAGTACCTGTGGGAGCTAAAGGACGCTCCGGCTAAGGTGAACCTGCTCAAGAACGGCGGCTTCTCGAAGGTCGAGAGCCCCGTCTTCTACACGGGGAACCAGGGATACGCCTTGAGGATAAGCCTCGTCCTCAACAGAGTGACGACGCCGCTGCAGAGTCTGGCTAGCAACGACGACCAGAGCGTTCTGGGCATCTACTTCACCATCTGGAAGGGCAGGCACGACGGTGTGCTGAAATGGCCCTTTCCCCACGTCATCACGCTGGCCATCGTCGACACGGCGAGCGGACGGGCGGACCTGTCCAAAACGGTAGACCCGACGCACGCGCGGTGTCCGCCCGAAGCTTTCCACAAGCCGAAAGCGATGCGCAACGAACATGCCTGCGGGTTCTCGGCCTTCATGGCGGTCGACAGACTCGGGGACTACATGCGCGATGGGTCGCTGGTGATCAGGGCCACGATCGACATGAGGAGCTGA